Within Aliivibrio fischeri, the genomic segment AAACAGTGACAACAGTAATAGCGTTTTTTTCATATTACTTTCCTTATAAAAATGACTTCCATATAAAAAAGCCGAGGGTTAACTCGGCATTAATCGTTATTTTTATACTAACAGCTGTTGGATTTCATTCGGTATGAGCTCAGGGGAGTGAATTCGAACTTGTTTGTGTCGATTTAGTTCGCCTTTTTCTACCGTAATTTTTCCTTTAGCGACTTTGAATAATTTGGAGAAGTACTTAATTAAATGCGCATTCGCTTTCCCATCAACAGGAGGAGCAGTAATGGCAATTTTTAATTCTTCACCGTGTATTCCAACTATCTGATCGCGACTGGCTTTAGGTTGTAAATACAGTCGTAAGATCAGATCGTCTTTATCATATTTAACTGGCATAGCGAGATTACAAGCTGTACCAGATTGGGCCAATTAAATCGCCCATTAAGAAGTTAGTAAATTGAAGAACGATAAATAACACTAATACACTTAAATCCAGTCCACCCATTTGAGGCAAGATCTTACGGATTGGAGAAAGCATAGGTTCTGTTAATTGGTGCATTACGTATTCAATTGGGCTACGACCTTGGCTAACCCAGCTTAAAATTGCACGAACTAATAAGATCCAGAACAGTAAACCACCAGCCGCTTTAGCAAGTGCGATTAAACCGATAAATAGAAATTCAGGGCCAAATGCGATGCCACCAGAAACTACAAGTTGTAGCGCAACAAATTTAACTACACACAATACATAAGCAAATAGTACTGTTGCTAGATCTAAGCTACCGATGGATGGGATCACTCGACGTAGAGGAGATACGATCGGTTGAGTTGCTTTAACAATAAATTGTGAGAATGGGTTATAGAAATCCGCTCGTGCCATTTGTAACCAGATACGTAAAATCACGACCATGATGTATAGATCAAAAACGGTTGAGATTAAAAAGCTCATTGCATTCATAGTATGTTTAACCTTAGAAATATCAGAATTTAGTTGGCTTTATGAATCTTAAAATAAAGATTCCATTTCTTCTGCACGAGAAACGGCAGCTTGCATTGCTTTTGCTACGATCTCTTGCAGTTGATGTTCATTAAACGTGCGCAGTGCTTCTGCGGTCGTTCCACCCTTTGAAGTGACTTGCTCACGCAGTGTTGATAATTGTGTTTCTGGATTAGCGACAACCATTTCAGCAGCACCAAGAGCCGCTTGTTGTACAAGTTGACGAGCAGTTGCTTCATCAAAACCCTGATTAATGGCTTCTGCTTGCATTGCTTCCATAAATAAAAAGAAATACGCAGGCGCACTTCCTGCCGCTGCAATTACCGAGTTTATTCCGGATTCTTGCGCCACCCAACACACTTCACCGACAGCGGAAAGTAAATCGCTTGCGAAGCACTTGTCTTGTTCATTTATGTGCTCAACAGCAAATAAGCCACTCATGCCTTTGCCTACTAATGCAGGAGTGTTTGGCATTACTCGAACT encodes:
- the yggU gene encoding DUF167 family protein YggU, with amino-acid sequence MPVKYDKDDLILRLYLQPKASRDQIVGIHGEELKIAITAPPVDGKANAHLIKYFSKLFKVAKGKITVEKGELNRHKQVRIHSPELIPNEIQQLLV
- a CDS encoding YggT family protein — protein: MNAMSFLISTVFDLYIMVVILRIWLQMARADFYNPFSQFIVKATQPIVSPLRRVIPSIGSLDLATVLFAYVLCVVKFVALQLVVSGGIAFGPEFLFIGLIALAKAAGGLLFWILLVRAILSWVSQGRSPIEYVMHQLTEPMLSPIRKILPQMGGLDLSVLVLFIVLQFTNFLMGDLIGPIWYSL
- the proC gene encoding pyrroline-5-carboxylate reductase, whose product is MEHRNIAFIGAGNMTRSIIAGLISSGYPKDKITATNPSTEKLDHLSQCYGIHTSTDNLQAAQQADVIVLAVKPQMMAMAAEPLQQIDFSNKLVISIAAGISAKRLNEMFASELNLVRVMPNTPALVGKGMSGLFAVEHINEQDKCFASDLLSAVGEVCWVAQESGINSVIAAAGSAPAYFFLFMEAMQAEAINQGFDEATARQLVQQAALGAAEMVVANPETQLSTLREQVTSKGGTTAEALRTFNEHQLQEIVAKAMQAAVSRAEEMESLF